The Lycium ferocissimum isolate CSIRO_LF1 chromosome 10, AGI_CSIRO_Lferr_CH_V1, whole genome shotgun sequence genome window below encodes:
- the LOC132032392 gene encoding uncharacterized protein LOC132032392 isoform X4: MGNFSWLALQETFPKVRPRCEAPRRDMMYPMNYTPCRYVRISCLRGSPIAIFFVQLIGITVTGLEPEFQPIVNYLLPQIISSKQDDNDMHLQLLQDITNRLGVFLPQLEADLNSFSEAAEHATRFLAMLAGPLYPILQIVKERETARSLGSISESEASRNSQSVIALTVSSNFEPRRSRNMASLIFPTSCYLAFRPDAIFILLRKAYKDSNLGNICRVASWILSKFLEPTKAPEASLSSSEITTSVPDEGSHSEPCTPASFADYSDLFGDEFQIPEYQWDSKFTNILDIGLIEEGILHVLYACVSKPLLCSKLADHASDFWLALPLVQALLPALRPSINSSDPIDDDLSQWKQPFVQKALSQIVGTSSSSVYRPLLRACGGYLSSFSPSNGRAACVLIDLCSGVLAPWIPQVIAKIDLALELLKDLLPIIQGARHSFARARAALKYIVLALSGVMDDILVKYKDAKHQVLFLVEMLEPYLDPAITPVQSIIAFGNVPSVFLEKQEKNCAIALNVIRTAVHKHAVLPSLEAEWRRGSVAPSVLLSVLEPHMQLPPDIDLRQSPTAELLGSQLVNVSPLSSVFHNGGVSSRSGIHDDSDAKVDSDMTGKADIPEEVNLLFAPPELNRISLVSGSLEKKCTALSSDVKKEINQIVEKATNNQFDNGSLSAIDYTVEYSNLHADYFQLVSYRDCQMKASEFRRLAVDLHSQCEITPEGHDAAIDALLLAAECYVNPFFMMSSRDTSPIMNKLSTKKPCKNHEASVLQKLFEEDNDFKIVADLERKRDKFVLEIMLEAAELDRKYQQNSDGECPTPYIEGNDEKLELSQQDIKSADAITLLRQNQALLCDFLIHRLQKEEHPTHEILLQILLFVLHSGTRLNCPPEIIVDTIIKSAEHLNRQLRSFYYQLKEGTVQLNEWKLHAVRRRWILLQRLIIASSGCDEGSELSISYRSGFRFANLVPASAWLQKIPAFSSSTAPLARFLGWMAISRNAEQYQKEKLFLVSDLPQLTYLLSIFSDELAVVGYLEQKDDKKIEESGSNSSSRKGGESCSPQIGDQSFSVIYPDISQFFPNLQKEFEVFGESILEAVALQLRSFSPAIIPDLLCWFSDFCSWPFVREENQLYCRKSSGFAKGFVAKNAKAIVFYVLEAIVAEHMEALVPELPTLMQVLVSLCGSSYCDVSFLSSVLQLVKPIISYSLGKCSADENVVSDDSCLNLESLCFDELFEIIKDENQSTPREDGLCRAMSIFVLASVFPDLSFQRKVELLQFSISCADFASCEPTTSFHDYLCSYQALIGNCKVLLLETLRGWGVIPYTMPQLSDIDISAPCDDRSEHYSDFLLDVHCCSTEMNEMNMDDNAVVNQKSQLKVVEVGRLLKDLEALISKLNPTIERCFRIHHKLAKSLALVSAESFVYSRCLSLVAEKFPVSEDSEEGILLKAESISNFIDCWKISLEGLAETILVLQENHLWELASVILGSVLSVPRHFSLHSVVRNVCSAVKNFLHGAPSIAWRLHSDQWISLLCERGIHNYHEHEGSLIDLFSFMLCHPEPEQRFIALKHLGKLMSQDGHSGSALLCSSIRDKVASSVSESSVCEPIISALVSGTWDQVALLASSDPSQRLRIHAMALLVNYVPFSERRNLQSFLAAADTVLQSLTKLSQSTCEGPLAQLSIILFASVCLYSPVEDISLIPENIWSSIETFALGGNERFPAGLEKRTCQALCRLRNEGDEAKEMLKEALSSNSQQQMDPDFGHTRETILQVIADLSAVNSYFDFFSKECDRKVVELEEAEIEMELLQKEKVMQELSAEFKDMHQLPFLTDSASQDNRLQQIKEEIKSLEKAKIKEEVIARRQRKLLSRHARQKFLEEAALREAELLQELDRERIAEIEKEIERQRMLELERAKTRELRHSLDLEKEKQTQRELQRELEQVESGVRPSRREFSSSGRPRERYRERENGRAGNEGTRTSTGMTQPESATSSSMVTMPTVVLSGARQFSGQLPTILQSRDRSDECGSCYEENFDGSKDSGDTGSIGDADSVSALEGPSMSFGSSQRHGPRGSKARQVVERRERDGRRESKWERKH; the protein is encoded by the exons ATGGGAAATTTCAGCTGGCTTGCGTTACAAG AGACATTTCCGAAAGTTCGCCCACGCTGTGAAGCCCCTCGGCGGGACATGATGTACCCTATGAACTATACTCCATGCCGTTATGTTCGGATATCTTGCTTGCGAGGGAGCCCTATAGCAATTTTCTTTGTTCAG TTGATTGGTATTACAGTTACTGGTCTTGAACCGGAGTTTCAACCGATTGTCAACTACTTGCTACCCCAAATAATATCAAGCAAGCAGGACGATAATGATATGCATCTTCAG CTGCTTCAAGATATCACAAACCGGCTTGGAGTGTTCCTTCCCCAACTAGAG GCTGATCTTAACAGCTTTTCAGAAGCTGCAGAACATGCTACACGTTTTCTTGCAATGCTTGCTGGTCCCCTTTACCCAATTCTTCAAATTGTAAAGGAAAG GGAAACGGCAAGGTCACTAGGCAGTATTTCAGAATCTGAAGCTTCAAGAAACAGTCAATCTGTAATAGCTTTGACTGTATCATCAAATTTTGAG CCTAGGAGATCACGCAACATGGCATCCTTGATTTTTCCTACATCTTGTTACTTAGCTTTCCGTCCAGATGCAATCTTCATTTTACTAAGGAAAGCTTACAAAGATTCTAACCTGGGAAATATTTGCAGAGTG GCCTCTTGGATTCTGTCGAAGTTTCTGGAGCCTACAAAAGCACCAGAAGCTTCACTTTCTTCTAGTGAAATAACAACCTCAGTGCCTGATGAAGGATCACATTCTGAGCCTTGCACTCCTGCTTCTTTTGCTGATTACTCAGATCTGTTTGGAGATGAATTTCAGATACCAGAATATCAGTGGGACTCCAAGTTCACTAATATCTTAGATATTGGGCTAATCGAAGAAGGGATTTTACATGTGCTGTATGCTTGTGTATCCAAG CCTCTGCTCTGCAGCAAGTTGGCAGATCACGCTTCTGATTTTTGGTTGGCATTGCCCCTAGTTCAAGCATTGCTGCCAG CACTTCGGCCTAGTATCAACAGTAGTGACCCAATTGATGACGATTTATCTCAGTGGAAACAACCTTTTGTACAGAAAGCCCTGTCCCAG ATTGTTGGGACTTCATCTTCATCAGTTTATCGTCCTCTACTTCGTGCTTGTGGAGGTTacctatcatcattttcaccatcaAAT GGGAGGGCTGCATGTGTGCTCATTGATCTTTGCTCTGGTGTCTTAGCTCCATGGATTCCTCAAGTGATAGCAAAG ATTGACTTAGCACTTGAGCTTTTGAAGGATCTTTTACCTATAATCCAG GGTGCTCGCCACTCATTTGCTCGTGCACGTGCAGCCCTTAAATATATTGTCTTAGCTTTATCTGGGGTTATGgatgatattttggtcaaaTATAAG GATGCTAAGCACCAAGTGCTTTTTCTTGTTGAGATGCTAGAACCGTACCTTGATCCTGCAATAACCCCTGTACAGAGCATTATAGCCTTTGGGAACGTTCCTTCAGTTTTCCTTGAAAAGCAAGAGAAAAATTGTGCTATTGCATTAAATGTGATCCGCACAGCTGTACACAAGCATGCTGTCCTTCCCTCTCTGGAAGCTGAGTGGAGGCGTGGATCCGTTGCTCCGAG TGTCCTTCTCTCAGTTTTGGAACCTCACATGCAGCTTCCTCCTGACATCGACCTACGCCAATCTCCCACTGCTGAGCTGCTAGGatcacaattggtaaatgttTCACCTCTTTCTTCTGTCTTCCACAATGGGGGAGTTTCTTCCAGATCTGGTATTCATGATGATTCTGATGCAAAAGTTGATTCTGATATGACTGGAAAAGCGGACATCCCTGAGGAAGTGAACCTTCTTTTTGCTCCCCCAGAGCTCAATAGAATCTCTCTAGTCTCTGGCAGCCTGGAGAAAAAGTGCACAGCCTTAAGTTCTGATGTCAAGAAGGAAATTAATCAGATTGTTGAAAAAGCTACAAACAATCAGTTTGACAATGGCTCGCTATCTGCTATTGATTATACTGTTGAGTATTCTAATCTGCATGCTGACTACTTTCAGCTTGTGAGTTATCGAGATTGTCAGATGAAAGCTTCTGAATTTAGGCGTTTAGCTGTGGACTTGCATTCTCAATGTGAGATCACTCCTGAGGGTCATGATGCTGCTATAGATGCTTTGCTTTTAGCAGCAGAGTGTTATGTTAATCCGTTCTTTATGATGTCTTCCAGGGACACTTCACCTATTATGAACAAACTGAGTACTAAAAAGCCATGTAAAAACCATGAAGCCTCTGTTCTTCAAAAACTTTTTGAGGAGGACAATGACTTCAAAATTGTAGCTGACCTTGAGAGGAAAAGGGACAAATTTGTTCTTGAGATAATGCTTGAAGCAGCCGAGCTTGACAGGAAGTATCAGCAGAACTCGGACGGGGAATGTCCGACTCCCTACATTGAAGGGAACGATGAGAAACTAGAGTTATCTCAGCAAGATATAAAATCAGCAGATGCTATCACCTTGCTTCGTCAAAATCAAGCACTTTTATGCGACTTTTTAATTCATCGTCTGCAAAAGGAGGAGCACCCGACACATGAGATACTATTGCAAATTCTGCTGTTTGTATTGCACTCGGGAACTAGATTAAACTGTCCTCCTGAGATCATTGTTGACACAATAATAAAATCTGCTGAGCACTTAAACAGGCAGCTGAGATCATTTTATTATCAATTAAAAGAAGGAACTGTCCAGTTGAATGAGTGGAAGCTGCATGCAGTTCGACGTCGGTGGATCCTTCTTCAAAGATTAATAATTGCTTCAAGTGGTTGTGATGAAGGGTCCGAGCTTTCAATTAGCTATAGGAGTGGTTTTCGGTTTGCTAATCTAGTTCCTGCTTCAGCTTGGCTGCAGAAAATACCTGCATTCTCATCTTCAACTGCTCCTCTTGCCCGTTTTCTTGGCTGGATGGCAATATCTCGTAATGCTGAACAGTATCAGAAGGAGAAACTCTTCCTTGTCTCAGATCTTCCACAATTGACATATCTTCTGTCTATATTTTCCGATGAGCTTGCTGTAGTAGGTTACCTGGAGCAGAAAGATgacaagaaaattgaagaatctGGTAGCAATTCAAGTTCTAGGAAAGGGGGTGAAAGTTGTAGTCCACAGATTGGAGATCAGTCTTTTTCTGTTATATACCCCGACATAAGTCAGTTCTTCCCCAATTTGCAAAAGGAGTTTGAAGTTTTTGGGGAATCTATATTGGAGGCTGTTGCTTTGCAATTAAGATCTTTTTCTCCTGCTATTATACCCGATTTATTATGTTggttttctgatttttgttCATGGCCGTTTGTTCGAGAAGAGAACCAACTTTATTGTAGAAAATCTAGTGGATTTGCAAAAGGTTTTGTTGCTAAGAATGCAAAAGCAATTGTCTTTTATGTGCTTGAAGCCATCGTAGCTGAGCACATGGAAGCACTGGTACCAGAATTACCGACGTTGATGCAAGTTCTTGTTTCCTTGTGTGGGTCTTCATATTGTGATGTGTCATTTCTCAGTTCGGTGTTGCAATTGGTAAAGCCAATTATCTCATATTCCTTGGGAAAATGTTCTGCCGATGAAAACGTAGTGAGTGATGATTCATGTCTTAATTTAGAATCATTATGCTTTGATGAACTTTTTGAAATTATCAAAGATGAGAACCAGAGCACTCCAAGAGAGGATGGACTATGCAGGGCAATGTCAATTTTTGTTTTGGCATCAGTGTTTCCTGATCTATCCTTTCAACGCAAAGTTGAACTATTGCAATTTTCTATATCCTGTGCTGATTTTGCTTCTTGTGAGCCAACAACGTCATTTCATGATTATCTTTGTTCATATCAGGCTCTAATAGGAAATTGCAAAGTTTTGCTCCTTGAGACATTGAGAGGCTGGGGTGTCATTCCCTACACTATGCCTCAGTTGTCTGACATTGATATTTCTGCACCATGTGATGATAGATCTGAACATTACTCAGATTTTCTTTTGGATGTCCATTGCTGTTCAACTgagatgaatgaaatgaacatggATGATAATGCTGTTGTGAACCAAAAATCTCAGCTCAAAGTTGTGGAAGTTGGAAGACTCCTAAAGGACCTAGAAGCACTCATTTCCAAGCTCAATCCAACTATTGAACGATGCTTTAGGATTCACCATAAATTAGCAAAGAGTCTAGCCCTTGTTTCTGCAGAAAGCTTTGTGTACTCAAGATGCTTAAGTTTGGTTGCTGAGAAATTTCCAGTTTCTGAAGACAGTGAGGAGGGAATTCTTCTCAAGGCAGAATCGATTTCTAATTTCATTGATTGTTGGAAAATCAGTCTTGAAGGACTTGCAGAAACAATTCTAGTGCttcaagaaaaccatttgtgGGAGCTTGCTTCTGTGATCCTTGGTTCTGTACTCTCTGTTCCTCGACACTTTTCTTTGCATAGTGTAGTTCGCAATGTATGCTCTGCAGTTAAAAATTTCTTGCATGGTGCCCCAAGTATTGCTTGGAGGCTTCACAGTGATCAGTGGATCTCTCTGCTATGTGAAAGGGGCATCCATAACTACCATGAACATGAAGGTTCTCTGATTGATCTGTTCTCTTTCATGCTTTGCCATCCGGAGCCTGAACAACGGTTTATTGCACTTAAGCACTTGGGGAAGCTCATGAGCCAAGATGGACATAGTGGGTCTGCTTTATTATGTTCTAGTATTCGCGATAAAGTAGCCTCATCAGTAAGTGAGTCTTCTGTATGTGAGCCGATTATATCTGCTCTCGTTTCTGGTACATGGGATCAGGTAGCTCTGCTGGCTTCATCTGACCCATCACAGCGTTTAAGAATCCATGCAATGGCACTTCTTGTCAACTATGTACCATTCTCTGAAAGACGCAACTTGCAATCATTTCTTGCAGCAGCAGATACAGTTCTACAGTCTTTGACAAAACTATCGCAATCAACCTGTGAAGGACCATTAGCACAACTTTCGATTATACTTTTTGCCAGTGTTTGCCTGTACTCTCCAGTTGAAGATATTTCACTTATTCCTGAAAATATTTGGAGCAGTATTGAAACTTTTGCATTAGGAGGAAATG aaagaTTTCCCGCCGGACTTGAGAAAAGAACTTGCCAAGCTTTATGTAGACTGAGAAATGAAGGGGATGAGGCTAAAGAG ATGTTGAAAGAAGCTCTCTCTTCAAATTCCCAGCAGCAAATGGATCCAGATTTTGGCCATACACGCGAAACAATCCTTCAG GTCATAGCGGATTTGTCTGCTGTCAACTCATACTTTGACTTTTTCTCAAAGGAATGTGACCGGAAGGTTGTG GAATTGGAGGAGGCCGAGATTGAAATGGAACTTCTTCAGAAGGAAAAAGTAATGCAGGAATTATCGGCTGAATTTAAAGATATGCATCAGCTTCCCTTCCTAACTG ATTCGGCAAGTCAAGACAACCGCTTGCAGCAGATCAAAGAGGAAATTAAATCCTT AGAAAAGGCCAAAATCAAAGAGGAGGTTATAGCACGCAGGCAAAGGAAACTACTCAGTAGGCATGCCCGTCAAAAATTCTTGGAAGAGGCAGCTCTTCGAGAAGCTGAACTTCTACAAGAGTTGGATAG AGAGAGGATAGCTGAAATAGAAAAGGAGATCGAGAGACAACGTATGCTGGAGCTTGAACGCGCAAAAACCAGGGAGTTGCGACACAGCCTTGATCTAGAGAAAGAAAAGCAAACACAG AGAGAACTGCAACGAGAACTTGAGCAAGTTGAATCTGGAGTTCGACCATCGAGACGAGAATTTTCATCTAGTGG TAGGCCACGAGAAAGATATCGTGAAAGGGAAAACGGAAGAGCAGGTAATGAAGGGACCAGAACAAGTACGGGGATGACACAGCCCGAAAGTGCAACGAGTTCATCAATGGTAACCATGCCTACCGTGGTTCTATCAGGGGCTAGGCAATTCTCTGGCCAACTTCCAACTATTCTGCAATCACGCGACAGATCAGATGAATGTGGAAGCTGCTATGAAGAAAACTTTGATGGTAGTAAAGACTCGGGGGACACGGGGAGTATTGGGGATGCAGACTCGGTGTCAGCACTTGAGGGACCGTCCATGAGCTTTGGGTCGTCTCAAAGGCATGGTCCCCGGGGGAGTAAGGCCAGGCAAGTTGTGGAACGAAGAGAACGGGATGGCAGACGGGAAAGTAAATGGGAGAGAAAACATTAG